The genomic window TTGGGATTGATCTGGTGAACTTTGTGGAaactgaattttaatttttaaacttttggaAATGTGTTAtgatgtttgaattttttgCATTGTTTCTGTTTAGGTTGCGATGAGTGTCAATGATGTTGTTACTTTGGAGACAAAGCCTTTGGGTTTCCTTGATTACTATGCCACTGGCCACCTTGATGTGGATGCTGCTGAGATGGTAATGGATGTGCATCTGATGTTATGGTTTGAGCTCTGGTTTGGACAAAGGTTTGACACAGGCAGGAAAGGAAGGAGCCCTGACATTTAACTCTCCTCGCAACAAGCACCTTTCATGGCTTTCACCTCCGTAAATCCTAAAATTGATTCATAAGACTTAAGAGGTCACTCATCATAATATTAGATTAAATTGTGATTATTTGTACgtttaaaaaaaaggattatttttgttgttatctCATTAAAGGCATGTTTAATTGTTTACACGGtataaattaaatccttaaACCTAAACCAAAATACCTTTCTCTCTCACAGTGTCACACTCTCACTAGTCTTCCTCTTAACCGCTTTGTATTGGTCTCAGCAATGATCCTGGGAGCTTGCACAGGGCTATCTTGTTACATTGCAGTAGCATCAGCTAAGCCTAACTCTAGCAAGTCCAATGGCTCCTCTGCAATCAGACACAGTTTATGCTATCTAACCGGCAGTTAGAGCGGCATATTATCAATGTCGACGTCGAAGAGGGGCAAGAACACAGTGTTTGCTGGAGAAGGGGACGAAGGTCTCACGTACAGTGGCGCCAGCAATGATATCAACGCAGGTTCGCAAACTCGTTCGAAGAATAGCGAAGATGGCGCCTGAGATTGGAGGCTTTGGCGGTTTTTTCCCTTCCGGTACTCTTTTTTCATCTTCGCTCgtgttttgttctttcttttattatattttgaccCACCTTTGCTTGTTGCCAGTATGGATGGTGTTGGAACGAAGCTGATGCTTGCACTCGAAACTGGCATTCTTGACACAATTGGGATTGATCTGGTGAACTTTGTGGAaactgaattttaatttttaaacttttggaAATGTGTTAtgatgtttgaattttttgtatTATGAGCATCCTTGTTTCTGTTTAGGTTGCGATGAGTGTCAACAATGTTGTTACTTCGGGGACAAAGCCTTTGGGTTTCCTTGATTACAATTCTACTGGCCACCTTGATGTGGATGTTGCTGAGAAGGTAATGGATGTGCATTTGATGTTATGGTTTGAGCTCTGGGTGTATTGGTTAAATAGAGCTTATTGTGTTTCTCCCCGtgtttcatttcttcttcttattattcAGGTTATCAAAGGCATTGTTGATGGCTGTAAGCAATCTGATTGTGCTCTTTTAGGAGGAGAGGTATTGAAATATAttctagttttttatttatttatttaaataattctCCCTCCTACGCATATACCCAACCATCTGCAAATATGGTTGTTGATAAAGAGAtaatatgggtgacttagttaaTTTTACACTTACAGACTGCAAAGATGCCTGGTCTCTAGAGAGAAGGTGACTTTGATCTATGTGGTTGTGCTGTTGGCATTGCGAAGAAAGATTCTATAATTGATGGAAAGAACATTATTGCTGGTGATATTCTTATTGGTTTGCCATCTAGTGGAGCTCATTCTAATGACTTCTCACTTGTAAGAAggttggttttggttttgacGATGAGTAATCAAATCTATCAGTTTTGTTAAAGTTCGgcttaaatatgattttggtcCTTGCAAATATGActcattttgattttagtcttgAATAACACCTAAGGAGTTCCTTGTCGTCGGAACTCCATTGACTGAGACCGCTGGTGTGTGGGCATCACTTTTGGCAGTTTCCACAACCACAATaacaacaaccaccaccatCAGACAACTGTCTCCCTTTTTTGTGTTGCTTCTTTATTATATGTCATActcttttttgataaaaaaccgaaaaaaaatcccattttttttgtgtttggcgTACCCCATGGTGTACCCTgtatgagaaaaaaattaaaaatattgatacgGTTTCGGTGCGTACCATGATGTACCAGATACGTATTAATACCCGATACGTACTCGGTATCGGTACTCTCCTTCaaatggagtacccatgctTCATAGCCGTAAGACAAAATactaatgattttatttttatcgttATGATGCTGATCAGTCGCTGGAATCCTGTGTGCCGTGGGTCCACGAGCTTATAGTGTACCATCACGTCAGATCGCGCCACATAGCAGCTCTGCGAGGGTGCACAGTTTTACTGTGTGCGTAATAGCTCTAGATGACAGCCTGCTGCAGTGCAGACTATAAATTGTGTTTTTAACCTAGTTTTCTCGCATCTTTTGCTGTTGGGATTTGTTGGAGGCATAGGGAGGCAGAGTTTTAGCGATTTAGGATCCTATCCCAGGTTTCGTATTTTCTTTCTGTATTTTGCTTTCTCAAACCTCAGTTTAGATACATGAGGATTGACTCAGTTTTTCTTTGTTATGTTTTGATTACATTTTTAttataggagaatgttaacatgtgcaccaaaggcacgtgttaagaagataaatgtggtaaACATTAAATGTTAAGTTGTGAATTCAactctttaaacattaaatatttcgtatcattaaatgctatatttctacttttaggtagcttaacatgtgtccttggtgcacatgttaacatgacccataatataaataatcatgtttaattaatatttaatttttttaataaaataataaaagtaaggagaatgttaacatgtgcaccaaatgcacatgttaagaagataaatgtggtaaACATTAAATGTTAAGTTGTGAATTCAactctttaaacattaaatattttgtatcattaaatgttatatttctacttttaggtagcttaacatgtgtcattggtgcacatgttaacaggaccctttattatattatatatgaaggtttaatttaatttagttcACGAATTTCTTCACCTGCTTTATAATTTAAATCTAGTTGCAAATAGATGCATCACCAGCCTAGGATGTTAATAGCGGCACTACAGCGGGATAGTGTAGCGGCAGACCCCTCCCCGCTATGATACTGGTCTGCTTTCCGCTATAGCGGGATTGTGAGGTTCTAAATTAATATCCAAATAAACTCATTCTTAAACATGACACAATAAATACATTATGTTGATGTTGAAATCAAACTTGGCTAAatacaatttttcttaaaatgttattttaaaacattggtgaTTTCTCTGCATTGGTTAATTGACAATAGAAAATCGGTGGAAGGCAGTGGTCATGGGTGACCCAACCTACGGAGAAGAGGTTTTGTAAAAACAAAcatttagaaaaatattataCTGGCAAGTTTAGCATAATCTCACTCGCCCACCGTGGGGACCACCCTAGAAGGCGCCCACTAGAAATAGGTGGTTTAACAGTAGGGACAAAAACTTCGTGCATAGTAATTTTTTACGACCAAAACATGctactttttttatagagaccaaaaataaaacttgATAGTTAAATTGTAGTATCAATAATtgctattttcatttttgtgcTAAAACCTTAAACAACAAACCTTTTAGAATGAACTATGTACTAATTTTTGGTTTGATGTATTCTATCTGAGTGAGCGAAACTTATCGTCATTGGTTTGATTTATTCAGTTCTTGTATTGGTCTCAACAATGATCTTGGGAGCATGCACAGGGCTATCATGTTACCTTGCAGTAGCATCAGCTAAGCCTAACCCTATCAAGTCCAGTGCCTCCTCTGCAATCAGACACGATTTATGCTGTCCAATCGGCGGTTACAGCGGCgtatgaaggtgtgaaaacacaagaagggggggttgaattgtgttttagccaagttaaaactttttcaagatcttaactcaactacgttagcagcggataaataacacaaacaaaagcaagatagagagagagaaagaacacacaagcaatttatactggttcctctcacaaaacgagagtagtccagtccccttgcacttccaagggatttcactataatcacacaagattacacctgctcaagcacacaagcaagagacttctcaacaatgcttaagcacacaagcttaagacttcacacttaagcacacaagcttaagtttcctcaagtaatagtaaagtatataaaaatatacaagtgctcttaaatgaacctaaagagagcaaatacaattagtacagagtatttgactaaagtgcaaaaacacttgatgagaggttcagagcttgtatacacaaagttcagagtttgttcagcgcacgttcaatccttgataattgtatatgtaTTTCAGCttatccttctagtatatatatatcaccagaaaagagtcgttgcaaaaagaaccgttggagttgataatcttttgtcttcaagcagtctgtcttgatacagtttggttgtatccaaaactaagaaagagtttcaggtactttgactactgcagagtggactttccttattcagctaacaaaactgaagacccacgttctcaagttaggacagacaaaacgagagtagctgaactgatcaggcttgaagggtccttttcgtcattggtagaagagttgactagcaaagggaatcttcacagctttcaaagagatcttcagaggttgatgaagcttgtagtcagtcaagaagttctgaagacttcatcctctgaatgttgtaacttctgaagtccaacatcttctgagcgcttatgaacttctgaattcacatcctctgagcttcactcagagcttgtctgatgcttatatctgcgcacttaaaataaatttttagtccttccaattgtttattaatactttgttatcatcaaaacctttatagatttaggggctaatatttttaaatcaattttgttccaacaatctccccctttttgatgatgacaaacataagtattaattgacaattgttgttaaattaacttatcatgtttctcttaggtttatgaggtttgcaagctcccccttagattgatactccttaaagccaaaactttaagttttatccatgatatttaatttagtataagattaagataatttgaaataaaacaagtttcatatctttcttcagagtgagaggtttgcaagctctccccctaagtctcataaggctaagttaaaattgcactcttaacttatccttacttatgaaatttatttcagtttcaactaacttagtctccaccttgaaatacgtaaaacaactttaaaagtaacaacttttaacttaacggataaaagcgagataaaagcataaaagcgtggtttcagttttgaacttatcacttatcaattaatgcgtaactactcccccttttgtcattatcaaaaagtaaaacaaagttatataaccaagacagtcaaagaaaaagagtggttgttacaaaggtgaattaatttcaaaaacgaaaaccaacgcgctcaaaggtttataaaaaggtgaacgagttaacatgcctgcgtcacgtaaaaacaagaataaacaagtgaagcaagagagattgggaataatgaaaagatttagtttacgcatcgcagagtttaagagaaagaaagacgacgaaaaacgcgaagaagatgagaagaataaagaagacaacaagaaaccacaagacgctgagataataatcatctcatcagattctgaagctgaagagaatgaagatgatgctgactatgttgagtttcTGGCTAGCTaagttccagaagaggaacaagaagaagaagaacaagagcaaaacccggatcccatagaaatttcatcagatgatgctgaggagaaatcagagatttcttctgagttttatccatcagattaggattaggttgtctttttctttttctttttaccaatgtactcaacattgttagatcattaataaaaattttcggtttaaaaagcatcttgtgttcttatgttcttatttatcaagaaaatataaatatcaagtgAACATGAAAGaagtaatcaagcaaaacataaacaaaacaacttgaaatagataaaccagaaaaagtgttcagaagataaacaagaaaataaaaagaaagcttaaAACAAgggcatagaatcctagggtttcttaagaaaggctaagagctggtcgaatttgtcattcagagatcccacgttggaaaccagaccatccactttggattccaagttgaggtgagctgtcctttgtctttccaaaccttcttgctgctccctcagagcttcttgaaagatctgcaactgatcagccacaacaggagcttgatcttgaaccaaaggcgcttgttctacaaccaaaggtgccttgcctttatcagagggttcaccttcctctgggtaatcaatcatcaggacatcatcctggttcagcacattcagtacatcctcttctgtggcatcctcattatgtagctcatttgccaactcggcaactctagcagcagcttcttccataCGTTCATTTtcaatccgttgatcctcaagacgttgcaaaaaagtagaatcaacccagcaatccttgaatgcagacagacgcctcacagcagcagataTAGcggcaagcttagcacgctcatgttCTTCATGATTGAACGGCGTTAACCTCTTTACCTCAGCCCTAACCAAActttccctcatgaagcttatcacatccagatccctcttaccaacaacagccttaatttcttcagcagcatcatccaaagcattgcaaatccgtgccttaatgcttgacacttctaggtccacatcagaaggacaaactaagaacctgtcctttatcttagataatctacgtaagtcatcatgaaactgagtggatagattacaaaaagggttagatgatgagggtgaaggattgggaatggtagagagattaggtgtttcagtagcagggttgtcaataatcacaacttctgcatctgaaggcttgggagcacaagtgtgaatacgctcaggagaagcatgttcagcacttgggttaggatggggttcaggggttggttcagatgatgagatgtcagaagttgattcagggtaaatatgttcaggagatggttcaggagatttatgttcaggggatggttcaggagcagtttgttcaggggttgggtTAGGAGAGGGTTGTTTGAAAGGAGAGGTTGATTCAGcatttggaatatctggttaaggttcagatggtggaatgtcaggtgatagttgttgtggttgagatagaggtgattttggtttaggagaTGAGCTAGATTTGTGGGTTTTATGAGAAGGAGGTTGATTAttgagagggtcagggctcagatgtttttcgagttcagaaagagggttatcagaggttggaataattgTGGGTTCAGGAAGTATAGTCCTAAGTGGTTTAgtataacctattccaatttcagcttcattaaagatgtacttagtagacttacctttacctttaggagtaggagcaggtcttttcctcaaacgagcAGCCAGAgactcttcatcagattcagtttcTGATTCAGAGGattcactttcttcactttcctcttcatcatcaacaatgataggctcctttgatgatggtgcagcagcttttccagtcaaagcttcatgtttcctctttgttctttgctcagcagtagcttcttctaccttaaccttcttctgagccagaagatctggtttttcttgttcagctttcctctttggtttcctcttaggattatacatgtttacaggagctggagggaccatacttctatcaacaacaaatccttcttgtctgagcacttccaaatagtcctgaatgatgtgctcagcatcagcttctgagataactggatatccatccacatacagacgatcttcaagactggctgtaaactcttgtggaggtgGAACCACTTTGGATGAAATGAGACGCATCTTGGTGAGGAAGCTGGCATTCAGAATTTCAGGAGTAAATTTCTTTTCAACAAGTTCCGGATgaaacttcttcagattctcaacaacatgaccttgatatagaaggtCTGAGAGTAATCTTGGATAGGCTATAGCTgtcttcctctgagatttgcttaagaagattgcctcacagatcctctcaaagaaatattctcccagattcaccttcatttctttcagaagaaagtagatcagatgacgatgagtccaggaaatggtatcagtaccaccgactcttggactgatagaagcTAGTATGATCTTGAAAAGTACTCTGCAGAcgtcagtcaaacccttgactttacccttcagtttcaaatctgtacacatcagagccagaagatcatctTTGTACCTagtgtccttctcaaaaacatccaactctatcccagagttatccaaaccaagcaaCGCATTAAAGTGAATAGGTGAGAAAGCTAGGttcataccacagatgttagacctaatttgCTTTCCGGTGAATTCcaataaacccatttctttcctagatttatCTTTTAAACTAGGATTTCTCTCAATAGCAGCACGTTCTTCTTCCTTAGCTTCATACTTGTCAAagaccttagctttcatccagaatttcttcaagagatctgggtaaataggaccatttaACATgctgaagtacttatcccaaccttgagcgGAGAAGTAATGTTTCACATCAAACCCATTTGCCTTTATACTGTCGAAGTCGATCATCTTTTCAGAAAGAAATATgagctcagattctggaaactccatctcgttcccaacgatttgaagatttttgaacataaaaggtggaatctttgttgacgACGAAGATCCAGCCATTGTTGAAaatagggtagggtttggaaactaacgagagagaaagaaagtttgttggaggtttagagagaaaatgaaagtgtaggttgtgaaagtgagaggtgtgcaagtgtattgtgtaagttttatttaaatgcacacagttaacacgaaaatagcaaatttgggaagttacgctaattgacagaaagttgaataccaaaagtcatcattaaccacccactacctgacacacgtagaccacgtgcagaaaatttactcggtaactgctattttaatggacaactgttcagcagtgaatactaaacgtttcccacttaaatagttcagagcctctgagttatttaaaattctctatcagagtcaagtacttcagagcttgtgtttcagatgttctgaatcataagttctgatatacataacctcttacactttaaaagcccaaaaaaaattttcattcagagattgaaaacatgttcagatgtttttttataaaatcaaatctttcaacaggtaaggctttagtaaatatgtcagcccattgattttcagtatcaacaaacttaatatctataatgcctctctgaacataatctctgataaaatggtgtttaatttcaatatgtttggctctagagtgtaggataggatttttagataaatgaatggctgcagtattgtcacaatataaaggaatattgttactgtttacctgataatcttctaactgatattttaaccagagtagttgtgtacaacacttagctgctgaaatgtattctgcttctgctgtagacaaagctatagtagtttgtctcttactagcccaggagataaggttttcaccaacaaattgacaattgcacttgtggattttctttcaattttatctccagcatagtcagcatcacagaatccatttagcacataatcattggatttcttatagagaagtccaagattagttgttcctttcagatacctaaagattctctttacagcagtaagatgagattctcttggatctgactggaatcttgcac from Trifolium pratense cultivar HEN17-A07 linkage group LG1, ARS_RC_1.1, whole genome shotgun sequence includes these protein-coding regions:
- the LOC123890691 gene encoding phosphoribosylformylglycinamidine cyclo-ligase, chloroplastic/mitochondrial-like gives rise to the protein MDGVGTKLMLALETGILDTIGIDLVAMSVNNVVTSGTKPLGFLDYNSTGHLDVDVAEKVIKGIVDGCKQSDCALLGGEREGDFDLCGCAVGIAKKDSIIDGKNIIAGDILIGLPSSGAHSNDFSLVRRLVLVLTMSNQIYQFC